A part of Citrifermentans bremense genomic DNA contains:
- a CDS encoding efflux transporter outer membrane subunit, with translation MRHLICLVTLCCLSGCMVGPDYVRPDADAPAKWRYAAPEGKEAAAFAGSGWWESLGDPVLNDLVSSALRENKDLRLAAVLVEEFAAKYGIARADLFPQAGAGAQYARQKNTERGGNALPAGYKSTLDSFSATVSASWELDLWGRIRRGTEAARAQYLASEEGRQAVVLSLVSSVVASYVNLRNLDRQFEIGRETAESRRKTLEVFDQRYRGGVISEIELTQTKLLYEDSLAALPQFEKAVAQQENALNLLLGRNPGPVPRSRSIDQLGPPEVPAGLPSELLARRPDIRQAEQELVAANAQIGIARAAYFPAITLTGMFGGASAQLSDLFTGPARVWSYSVPVSVPVFTAGKISGSVKVAEAQREQALVNYRQVIQNAFKEVEDALVDRATSGEQLAVRKRELGDLEKYLFLANMRYENGYSSYLEVLDAERNLFSGQLAYVQSQAALLQAAINLYKVMGGDWVEDAAGRTGKGAELPRTAR, from the coding sequence ATGCGCCACCTGATCTGTCTGGTCACCCTCTGCTGCCTCTCAGGCTGCATGGTCGGCCCCGACTATGTCCGTCCCGATGCGGATGCCCCGGCGAAGTGGCGTTACGCCGCGCCGGAGGGGAAGGAAGCTGCCGCTTTTGCAGGCTCAGGCTGGTGGGAGTCGTTGGGCGACCCGGTGCTGAACGACCTGGTGTCCAGCGCCCTCAGGGAGAACAAGGACCTGCGGCTGGCCGCCGTTCTAGTCGAAGAATTCGCCGCCAAGTACGGCATCGCCAGGGCCGACCTCTTTCCCCAGGCCGGCGCGGGGGCACAATACGCGCGCCAAAAGAACACAGAGCGGGGAGGGAACGCGCTTCCGGCCGGTTATAAGAGTACGCTGGACTCCTTTTCTGCTACCGTCAGCGCCAGCTGGGAACTCGACCTCTGGGGGAGGATCAGGCGCGGTACCGAGGCCGCCCGGGCACAGTACCTCGCCAGTGAGGAGGGGCGGCAGGCCGTGGTCCTCTCGCTGGTCTCCTCGGTGGTGGCCTCCTACGTGAACCTGCGCAACCTCGACCGCCAGTTTGAGATCGGCAGGGAGACCGCCGAATCGAGGCGAAAGACCCTGGAGGTGTTCGATCAGAGGTACCGGGGCGGGGTCATCTCCGAGATAGAGCTGACGCAGACGAAGCTCCTCTACGAGGACTCGCTGGCGGCCCTGCCGCAGTTCGAGAAGGCGGTGGCACAGCAGGAAAACGCGCTCAACCTGCTCCTTGGGCGCAACCCCGGCCCGGTGCCGCGCAGCCGCAGCATCGATCAACTGGGCCCTCCTGAGGTGCCGGCAGGGCTCCCATCGGAACTGCTGGCCCGCCGCCCAGACATCCGGCAGGCCGAGCAGGAACTGGTCGCCGCCAACGCCCAGATCGGCATCGCCCGGGCCGCCTATTTCCCTGCCATCACCCTCACCGGGATGTTCGGGGGGGCGAGCGCGCAGCTCTCAGATCTTTTCACCGGCCCCGCACGGGTCTGGAGCTACTCCGTGCCGGTGAGCGTGCCGGTTTTTACCGCCGGGAAGATCTCCGGGAGCGTGAAGGTGGCAGAAGCGCAGCGAGAGCAGGCCCTGGTCAACTACCGGCAGGTGATCCAGAACGCCTTCAAGGAGGTTGAGGATGCGCTGGTTGACAGGGCCACCAGCGGGGAGCAGCTCGCGGTCAGGAAGAGGGAGCTCGGCGACCTGGAGAAGTACCTCTTTCTTGCCAACATGAGGTACGAGAACGGCTACTCCAGCTACCTCGAGGTGCTGGACGCCGAGCGGAACCTGTTCAGCGGGCAGCTGGCCTACGTGCAGAGCCAGGCGGCGCTTTTGCAGGCGGCCATAAACCTCTACAAGGTGATGGGGGGCGACTGGGTGGAGGATGCTGCCGGCAGGACCGGCAAGGGGGCGGAGCTCCCCCGAACAGCCAGGTAG